The following coding sequences are from one Nicotiana tomentosiformis chromosome 3, ASM39032v3, whole genome shotgun sequence window:
- the LOC104108367 gene encoding serine/threonine-protein kinase BLUS1 isoform X1: MDKKKYPIGPEHYTLYEEVGQGVSASVHRALCIPLNEVVAIKILDFERDNSDLNNISREAQTMVLVDHPNVLKSHCSFVSDHNLWVVMPYMAGGSCLHILKAAHQDGFEETVIATVLREVLKGLEYLHHHGFIHRDVKAGNILIDSRGGIKLGDFGVSAYLFDSGDRQRMRNTFVGTPCWMAPEVMEQLHGYDFKADIWSFGITALELAHGHAPFSKYPPMKVLLMTLQNAPPGLDYERDKKFSKSFKQMIASCLVKDPSKRPSAKKLLKHPFFKQARSNDYIARTLLEGLPALGDRMKALKRKEEDMLAQKKIPDGQKEEISQNEYKRGISSWNFNLEDLKAQASLIPDEEIIGDKDQSGSSNALSGLDIPGKQLHKFQHQFSFSSQYSDATDFDSNNPSAPPSPANQNVAYSITKCEKSDDDLSIASSVHEPHISQNSSPCYENRMEMNLVGKGEQVADAKLFEGMPINFRQSDRSQLQNASSCNGASVLQTADDVPAEVISKHSRTPGNSEDFDEKTKGHVVQQRGRFKVTSENIDLEKVGASPMLQKSQSMLVIPQNLAATLPLPPDATPSNLLTPAHFPTLQSILEANIIQRESILRLMRQVALGDSTVDAGCMLSNSSGVEKSLLEVAHDKEKELISEITDLQGRLIRAQEELQKYKAENAQNNS, encoded by the exons ATGGATAAGAAGAAATATCCGATTGGGCCGGAGCATTACACGCTTTACGAGGAGGTAGGGCAGGGAGTGAGTGCCTCGGTTCATCGTGCTTTATGTATTCCTCTCAATGAGGTCGTTGCCATCAAAATCCTCGACTTCGAACGCGATAATTCCGATTTG AATAACATCTCGCGTGAAGCACAAACAATGGTCCTAGTTGATCATCCCAATGTTCTTAAATCACACTGCTCCTTTGTTAGTGATCATAACCTGTGGGTTGTCATGCCTTACATGGCTGGAGGTTCCTGTCTACACATTCTGAAGGCTGCTCATCAGGATGGGTTTGAAGAGACTGTTATTGCAACAGTATTGCGGGAAGTTCTAAAGGGTTTGGAATATCTTCATCATCATGGCTTCATCCATCGTGATGTTAAA GCTGGAAATATTCTCATTGATTCACGAGGTGGAATAAAGTTGGGAGATTTTGGTGTCTCTGCTTATTTATTTGATTCAGGTGATAGGCAACGTATGCGGAACACATTTGTCGGAACTCCTTGTTG GATGGCACCTGAGGTCATGGAGCAATTGCATGGTTATGATTTCAA AGCTGATATTTGGTCCTTTGGCATAACCGCTTTGGAGCTTGCTCACGGACATGCTCCTTTCTCAAAATATCCTCCGATGAAG GTCTTGCTAATGACATTGCAAAATGCACCCCCTGGCCTTGACTATGAGAGGGATAAGAAGTTCTCGAAG TCTTTTAAGCAAATGATTGCTAGTTGCTtggtgaaagatccttcaaaacgaCCTTCTGCCAAAAAATTGCTGAAGCATCCTTTCTTTAAGCAAGCAAGGTCCAATGATTATATAGCAAGAACATTGTTGGAGGGTTTGCCAGCACTTGGAGATCGCATGAAGGCATTGAAG AGGAAAGAAGAAGACATGCTAGCACAGAAGAAGATACCAGATGGGCAGAAAGAAGAAATATCACAG AATGAATACAAACGGGGAATTAGCAGCTGGAACTTTaaccttgaagatttgaaggcacaGGCTTCTTTG ATTCCAGATGAGGAAATTATTGGTGACAAGGACCAAAGTGGGAGTTCGAATGCACTGTCTGGGCTTGACATTCCAGGGAAACAGCTACACAAGTTTCAGCATCAGTTCTCCTTCTCAAGTCAATATTCAGATGCTACCGATTTT GACAGTAACAATCCATCTGCCCCTCCTTCACCTGCCAACCAGAATGTGGCTTATAGCAT AACTAAGTGCGAGAAATCTGATGATGATTTAAGCATTGCTAGTTCAGTTCATGAACCTCACATTTCACAGAATTCTTCGCCATGTTATGAGAATCGCATGGAAATGAATTTGGTGGGAAAAGGTGAACAAGTGGCTGATGCCAAATTGTTTGAGGGCATGCCCATAAATTTTCGCCAGAG TGATAGAAGTCAACTCCAAAATGCATCCAGTTGCAATGGGGCTTCTGTTCTTCAAACAGCAGATGATGTGCCAGCTGAAGTAATCAGTAAACATTCTAGAACTCCAGGCAA CAGTGAAGATTTTGATGAGAAGACTAAGGGTCATGTTGTTCAGCAGAGAGGACGTTTCAAAGTTACCTCAGAGAATATCGACTTGGAAAAG GTAGGTGCATCTCCAATGCTACAAAAGAGTCAGAGCATGCTG GTGATTCCACAAAATCTGGCTGCTACTCTACCATTACCACCTGATGCTACTCCATCAAATCTACTTACCCCAGCCCATTTTCCAACGTTGCAGAGTATTTTAGAGGCAAATATTATTCAAAGG GAGAGTATTCTTAGACTGATGAGGCAAGTGGCCCTTGGAGACTCTACAG TGGATGCTGGATGCATGCTATCAAATTCGTCTGGAGTGGAGAAATCGCTG CTGGAGGTTGCTCATGACAAAGAAAAGGAATTGATTAGTGAAATCACTGACTTGCAGGGGAG GCTGATCCGTGCTCAGGAAGAGCTTCAAAAATACAAAGCAGAAAACGCTCAAAATAACTCTTGA
- the LOC104108367 gene encoding uncharacterized protein isoform X2: protein MAPEVMEQLHGYDFKADIWSFGITALELAHGHAPFSKYPPMKVLLMTLQNAPPGLDYERDKKFSKSFKQMIASCLVKDPSKRPSAKKLLKHPFFKQARSNDYIARTLLEGLPALGDRMKALKRKEEDMLAQKKIPDGQKEEISQNEYKRGISSWNFNLEDLKAQASLIPDEEIIGDKDQSGSSNALSGLDIPGKQLHKFQHQFSFSSQYSDATDFDSNNPSAPPSPANQNVAYSITKCEKSDDDLSIASSVHEPHISQNSSPCYENRMEMNLVGKGEQVADAKLFEGMPINFRQSDRSQLQNASSCNGASVLQTADDVPAEVISKHSRTPGNSEDFDEKTKGHVVQQRGRFKVTSENIDLEKVGASPMLQKSQSMLVIPQNLAATLPLPPDATPSNLLTPAHFPTLQSILEANIIQRESILRLMRQVALGDSTVDAGCMLSNSSGVEKSLLEVAHDKEKELISEITDLQGRLIRAQEELQKYKAENAQNNS, encoded by the exons ATGGCACCTGAGGTCATGGAGCAATTGCATGGTTATGATTTCAA AGCTGATATTTGGTCCTTTGGCATAACCGCTTTGGAGCTTGCTCACGGACATGCTCCTTTCTCAAAATATCCTCCGATGAAG GTCTTGCTAATGACATTGCAAAATGCACCCCCTGGCCTTGACTATGAGAGGGATAAGAAGTTCTCGAAG TCTTTTAAGCAAATGATTGCTAGTTGCTtggtgaaagatccttcaaaacgaCCTTCTGCCAAAAAATTGCTGAAGCATCCTTTCTTTAAGCAAGCAAGGTCCAATGATTATATAGCAAGAACATTGTTGGAGGGTTTGCCAGCACTTGGAGATCGCATGAAGGCATTGAAG AGGAAAGAAGAAGACATGCTAGCACAGAAGAAGATACCAGATGGGCAGAAAGAAGAAATATCACAG AATGAATACAAACGGGGAATTAGCAGCTGGAACTTTaaccttgaagatttgaaggcacaGGCTTCTTTG ATTCCAGATGAGGAAATTATTGGTGACAAGGACCAAAGTGGGAGTTCGAATGCACTGTCTGGGCTTGACATTCCAGGGAAACAGCTACACAAGTTTCAGCATCAGTTCTCCTTCTCAAGTCAATATTCAGATGCTACCGATTTT GACAGTAACAATCCATCTGCCCCTCCTTCACCTGCCAACCAGAATGTGGCTTATAGCAT AACTAAGTGCGAGAAATCTGATGATGATTTAAGCATTGCTAGTTCAGTTCATGAACCTCACATTTCACAGAATTCTTCGCCATGTTATGAGAATCGCATGGAAATGAATTTGGTGGGAAAAGGTGAACAAGTGGCTGATGCCAAATTGTTTGAGGGCATGCCCATAAATTTTCGCCAGAG TGATAGAAGTCAACTCCAAAATGCATCCAGTTGCAATGGGGCTTCTGTTCTTCAAACAGCAGATGATGTGCCAGCTGAAGTAATCAGTAAACATTCTAGAACTCCAGGCAA CAGTGAAGATTTTGATGAGAAGACTAAGGGTCATGTTGTTCAGCAGAGAGGACGTTTCAAAGTTACCTCAGAGAATATCGACTTGGAAAAG GTAGGTGCATCTCCAATGCTACAAAAGAGTCAGAGCATGCTG GTGATTCCACAAAATCTGGCTGCTACTCTACCATTACCACCTGATGCTACTCCATCAAATCTACTTACCCCAGCCCATTTTCCAACGTTGCAGAGTATTTTAGAGGCAAATATTATTCAAAGG GAGAGTATTCTTAGACTGATGAGGCAAGTGGCCCTTGGAGACTCTACAG TGGATGCTGGATGCATGCTATCAAATTCGTCTGGAGTGGAGAAATCGCTG CTGGAGGTTGCTCATGACAAAGAAAAGGAATTGATTAGTGAAATCACTGACTTGCAGGGGAG GCTGATCCGTGCTCAGGAAGAGCTTCAAAAATACAAAGCAGAAAACGCTCAAAATAACTCTTGA